CGGCCGCTGCACTACGGCCAGGTCTACTCGACGATGTCCCGGCTGCTGAAGAACGGGCTCGTCGAGGTCGACGGGATCGAGCCCGGCGGCGGGCCCGAGCGCAAGCGGTACGCCATCACCGACGCCGGGATCACCGACGTCCAGCAGTGGCTCGCGACGCCCGAGAAGCCGGAGCCGTACCTTCAGTCGACCCTCTACACCAAGGTCGTCCTCGCCCTGCTCACCCGGCGCGACGCGGCCGACATCCTCGACACGCAGCGCGCCGAGCACCTGCGCATGATGC
Above is a window of Streptomyces sp. DT2A-34 DNA encoding:
- a CDS encoding PadR family transcriptional regulator → MSIGHTLLGLLESGPRHGYDLKRAFDEKFGHDRPLHYGQVYSTMSRLLKNGLVEVDGIEPGGGPERKRYAITDAGITDVQQWLATPEKPEPYLQSTLYTKVVLALLTRRDAADILDTQRAEHLRMMRILTDRKRKGNLADQLICDHALFHLEADLRWLELTAARLDKLAEVVVK